A DNA window from Anaerocolumna sp. AGMB13020 contains the following coding sequences:
- a CDS encoding carbohydrate ABC transporter permease, whose translation MGRKPLEKLKNLCIFALPGCLVFTAVVIVPFIYGFYLTLTDWDGVSKHKNMIGLSNYFEVFRDVNFWSSMALTLKYVLASLILVNVIAFLLAYALTNGMKGQNFFRTGFFTPNLIGGVVLGFIWQFIFSRVLVSFGQKTGAELFSASFLSDPDKAFWAMVIVTVWQLSGYMMLIYIAGFTGLSSDVLEAASIDGATGVQKLKSIILPLMVPSFVICVFLTLSRAFMVYDVNLTLTGGEPYGSTRLVAMHVYEKAFTSRNYGVGQAEALILFFVVAIISGIQIYIGKKKEVEA comes from the coding sequence ATGGGAAGAAAACCATTAGAAAAATTAAAAAATCTATGTATTTTTGCTTTGCCGGGATGTCTGGTGTTTACCGCAGTGGTAATTGTTCCATTTATCTATGGATTTTATCTTACGCTGACAGATTGGGACGGAGTCAGCAAACATAAGAATATGATAGGTTTGTCTAATTATTTTGAAGTATTTCGTGATGTGAACTTCTGGTCTTCTATGGCACTTACGCTAAAATATGTGCTGGCTTCATTGATTTTAGTAAATGTGATAGCTTTTCTTCTGGCTTATGCACTGACAAACGGCATGAAGGGTCAGAATTTCTTCCGTACGGGTTTTTTTACTCCGAATCTTATCGGAGGTGTGGTACTGGGTTTTATCTGGCAGTTTATTTTTTCCAGGGTTTTAGTCAGTTTTGGACAAAAGACAGGTGCAGAGCTTTTCTCCGCTTCTTTTTTATCTGATCCCGACAAAGCCTTCTGGGCTATGGTTATTGTAACTGTTTGGCAATTATCCGGCTATATGATGTTGATTTATATTGCCGGTTTCACAGGTTTGTCCTCCGATGTTTTGGAGGCAGCCAGTATAGATGGAGCTACAGGGGTACAGAAATTAAAGAGCATTATCCTGCCCCTGATGGTACCTTCCTTTGTAATCTGCGTGTTCCTTACTCTGTCCAGAGCTTTTATGGTATACGATGTCAATCTTACCCTGACTGGAGGAGAACCTTATGGCTCAACCAGACTGGTGGCAATGCATGTATACGAAAAGGCTTTCACTTCCAGAAATTATGGCGTAGGGCAGGCAGAAGCCCTGATTCTATTTTTTGTAGTTGCCATTATCAGTGGTATCCAGATTTATATCGGGAAAAAGAAGGAGGTTGAAGCATAA
- a CDS encoding ABC transporter substrate-binding protein, protein MKVKRIVAIITATIMMAGILTGCGRNNDSVTTGNKDSNSTNQTQKTEPATTAPVTEAGEVKDLSGTKISFLNSKGEIQTALEEMAAAFEEETGVVVEIIACGTGESPYTKITSMYNSGTAPTMAMLDTTDIVALAKEHALDLSEELWVSQCENQLTRIDDKVYSFPFCVEGRGLIYNKKAIEDTLGTSFDPGSVNSYDALEKLLEELRAGGMENPVVISKEDWSLGAHQLGFIYDTYDGTTKGSQELIGKLKDGSLKVEDYERYNQFIDTMNLLLKYNINGKDPLGALYEQDPIFLADGEAAIWANGCWAWPNIAEAGASSEDQYGFIPFVLGNDTTDFANNSIQASASKQVMIDSTKATENEVTAAKEFINWLVFNEQGQKMLVETAAVIPACTNNTYEALDPLGKDIQSRLAKEETYSSSYIAPSDHWSVLGAAMQKYIAGKSSKEELAASIDSYWTSQK, encoded by the coding sequence ATGAAGGTTAAGAGGATTGTTGCTATTATAACAGCAACAATAATGATGGCCGGTATACTAACCGGCTGCGGCAGGAATAACGATTCAGTTACCACAGGAAACAAGGACAGCAATTCTACTAATCAGACGCAAAAGACAGAGCCTGCAACTACTGCACCGGTTACAGAGGCAGGAGAGGTAAAAGACTTATCCGGAACCAAGATATCCTTTTTAAACAGTAAGGGTGAAATTCAGACAGCACTGGAAGAAATGGCTGCTGCCTTTGAAGAAGAGACGGGAGTAGTTGTTGAAATAATAGCCTGCGGCACCGGAGAATCACCTTACACCAAGATTACCAGTATGTATAATTCCGGAACAGCACCTACCATGGCGATGCTGGACACTACTGATATTGTTGCATTAGCGAAAGAGCATGCACTGGACTTATCCGAAGAACTATGGGTAAGCCAGTGTGAGAATCAGCTGACCAGGATTGATGATAAGGTGTACAGTTTTCCTTTTTGTGTGGAGGGAAGAGGCTTGATTTATAATAAGAAAGCCATAGAAGACACTCTGGGAACAAGCTTTGACCCCGGTTCTGTCAATTCTTATGATGCTTTGGAGAAACTTCTTGAAGAACTGCGCGCAGGTGGTATGGAAAACCCTGTGGTAATCTCCAAGGAGGATTGGTCTCTTGGTGCACATCAGCTTGGATTTATTTATGATACCTATGACGGCACGACAAAGGGCAGCCAGGAACTGATCGGAAAATTAAAGGATGGCAGCTTAAAGGTAGAGGATTATGAAAGATACAATCAATTCATCGACACCATGAATTTACTGTTGAAGTACAATATCAACGGAAAAGATCCGCTGGGTGCGCTTTATGAGCAAGATCCTATTTTCCTGGCTGACGGCGAAGCTGCAATTTGGGCAAATGGCTGCTGGGCATGGCCCAATATAGCGGAGGCAGGTGCCTCCTCAGAAGATCAGTACGGCTTTATCCCTTTTGTATTAGGAAATGATACCACTGATTTTGCAAATAATTCCATTCAGGCGTCTGCAAGCAAGCAGGTAATGATAGACTCGACCAAAGCTACGGAAAATGAAGTTACAGCAGCGAAAGAGTTCATAAACTGGCTGGTATTTAATGAACAGGGACAGAAGATGCTGGTGGAAACGGCAGCTGTAATACCTGCCTGCACCAATAATACTTATGAGGCCCTGGATCCTCTGGGGAAAGATATTCAGTCCAGATTAGCGAAAGAAGAGACCTACTCTTCCTCCTACATTGCGCCTTCTGATCATTGGAGCGTCCTGGGTGCCGCAATGCAGAAATATATTGCGGGAAAGAGCAGCAAGGAAGAACTGGCAGCATCGATTGATAGTTACTGGACATCACAGAAATAA